The Armatimonadota bacterium genome includes the window TCCAGCAACACGATGCCCGGCTGCTGCAGCGGCAGGCGGGTATATATCTCCTGCAGGGACAGCCCATCTGGCAAGGGGATAGCTGCCCACTGCAGAAGATGTTCGCCACACGGCGCTACCACGTGTTCTGCAGGGTACAGGCGCACTCCCTTACTCGAACTTATCCACCTTAAATCTCTCCACCGAGAACGGCTCATTGGGCGCGATGCCTGCCTTCATACGGGCGATGTGTAACTGCTGTTCCACGGTGTTGACCTCCGGTAAATCGGGTAGTAGCAGACCGCGCCTGCCGTCCTCTGTGTGCACAATCACCCCGTACACGCGCGGGTCCAGCTCCTCCATTGACTGTACCGGCTCAGGCGGATGTAGCACGTACACAGTATATTCAAGGTCGTGCAGTTCCGACACGTCCACCGGCGGGAAGCGCGGGTCCTTCAGCGCGGCGTCCAGCGCGACCAGAATAATCTCCCTGCCGATGTCGGGATGCATGGGACGCAGCGTGCCGATGCAGCCGCGCAATTGCCCGTCGGAGGTGTGTATCGAAACGAAAACACCCTGCCAATTCTCCACCGGGGGCGGAGGCAAATCGGATGGCGGTTCGATAATTTCGCGGTCTCGTAAGAAATGCTCTACAGCCTCACGCGCCAGCTGAGCGTACGGATGACGTGTTGTTCCCATCAGCGCTTCCCCCACAGATTCACTCGCGGCTCTGTGCCCGCCCGCAGGCGCTGGAAGTTCGGGCGGTGCTTCCACGCAATCCACAGCGCAGCGAGCAGGGCTGCTCCATGCACAATATCATTTGTCTCAAATATCCACATCCACACCAGCGGCAAGGACAGCGACCCCAACACCGAGGCGACAGACACATAGCGGG containing:
- a CDS encoding AmmeMemoRadiSam system protein A, with the translated sequence MGTTRHPYAQLAREAVEHFLRDREIIEPPSDLPPPPVENWQGVFVSIHTSDGQLRGCIGTLRPMHPDIGREIILVALDAALKDPRFPPVDVSELHDLEYTVYVLHPPEPVQSMEELDPRVYGVIVHTEDGRRGLLLPDLPEVNTVEQQLHIARMKAGIAPNEPFSVERFKVDKFE